A portion of the Polaribacter cellanae genome contains these proteins:
- a CDS encoding TonB-dependent receptor gives MKTIIKTFFTLFITSLVYSQSGEIKGGVVGEDGNPVAYVNVSIENSSIGTYTKTDGTFKLTGLSPGRATVIISNVGYKTLKLETKINANKTTFIPKIILIVETEGLNEVVVKGNAKNKFLEKEASTTLRLKTEIIKLPQNIQVISEDLLENQGILNMMESITKNISGAQMIEHWGNFARINMRGFKLPAFRNGMNVEMPWGPLSEDMSMVERIEFVKGPSGFMMSAGEPGGFYNVVTKKPTERSINEITLTAGSFNTFRGTLDSGGKLTSDGKLQYRFNGMYQTADSYRDFENSNRFSIVPSLKYKISNKTSLSTELTYQKANMLLGSAYVFALPEDGLGAFDYDYTSIDRGFPKTKIDDFSVITNITHKFNDKWSIEAQHAYFKYEQEGASFWVWGIDNAGNADRKISIWDALSTNQLAQIYFNGELNTGTIIHKIMGGYDYRDLSYYADWSQKESIDVTPFNIYNPVYGKAVYPKFDRSKPIKVRGLANHQGNSYNALYLQDEIWMLKNKLRLTLAARYTDMKVFAYGNETKNSKLTPRVGLSFDVLPSLTVYGLYDQSFSPQFGASFTNKKFKPVEAKDIEGGIKKTWFNGKLNTSITAYQITKENILVADPENPNFSIQLGEVQSKGIEVDVQGRLTPQLDVIFNYANTNVEITKDTDPKKIGTKMTGYAKHITNGWLNYTFPNETVLKGIGVSLGYQYQIDRSSWAWSADNEAILPDYFRLDGGISWRNRNLRINLNINNLLNKHLFSGSSYSTYVGWQNEPKINGRLTIAYTF, from the coding sequence ATGAAAACAATAATAAAAACTTTTTTCACATTATTTATAACCTCTTTGGTTTATTCTCAATCAGGAGAAATAAAAGGGGGGGTTGTAGGAGAAGATGGAAACCCTGTAGCTTATGTAAATGTGTCTATAGAAAACTCGTCTATTGGTACATATACAAAAACAGATGGAACTTTTAAACTAACTGGTTTAAGTCCTGGTAGAGCAACTGTGATTATAAGTAATGTGGGGTATAAAACTTTAAAACTTGAAACTAAAATTAATGCTAACAAAACTACATTTATTCCTAAAATTATTTTAATCGTTGAAACAGAAGGTTTAAATGAAGTTGTGGTTAAAGGTAATGCTAAGAATAAATTTTTAGAAAAGGAGGCTTCAACTACACTTCGTTTGAAGACAGAGATTATTAAACTACCTCAAAACATACAGGTAATAAGTGAGGATCTACTGGAGAACCAAGGCATTCTAAATATGATGGAAAGCATTACTAAAAACATTAGTGGCGCACAAATGATTGAGCATTGGGGCAATTTTGCTCGTATTAATATGCGTGGTTTTAAACTCCCAGCGTTTAGAAATGGTATGAATGTAGAAATGCCTTGGGGACCATTATCTGAAGATATGTCTATGGTAGAGCGTATAGAATTTGTTAAAGGTCCATCAGGTTTTATGATGTCTGCTGGAGAGCCAGGTGGTTTTTATAATGTGGTTACAAAAAAACCAACGGAAAGGTCTATTAATGAGATTACCCTAACAGCAGGAAGCTTTAATACATTTAGAGGTACATTGGATTCGGGAGGTAAATTAACTTCAGACGGAAAGCTTCAATATCGATTTAATGGAATGTATCAAACAGCTGATTCGTATAGAGATTTTGAAAATTCAAATCGATTTAGTATCGTGCCTTCGTTAAAATATAAGATTAGTAACAAAACTTCACTATCCACAGAACTTACATATCAAAAAGCAAATATGCTTTTAGGATCCGCCTATGTATTTGCTTTACCCGAGGATGGGCTTGGTGCTTTTGACTATGATTATACGTCAATTGATAGAGGTTTTCCAAAAACAAAAATTGACGATTTTAGTGTAATAACAAATATTACCCACAAATTTAATGACAAGTGGTCCATTGAAGCACAACATGCTTATTTTAAATACGAACAAGAAGGTGCTAGCTTTTGGGTTTGGGGTATAGATAATGCTGGAAACGCAGATAGAAAAATAAGTATTTGGGACGCACTTAGTACAAATCAATTAGCGCAAATTTACTTTAATGGCGAGCTCAATACAGGAACTATAATACACAAAATTATGGGAGGTTATGACTATCGAGACCTAAGTTATTATGCAGATTGGTCTCAAAAAGAAAGTATAGACGTAACACCTTTTAATATCTACAATCCTGTTTATGGTAAGGCTGTTTACCCAAAATTTGATAGGTCCAAACCTATAAAAGTAAGAGGGCTAGCCAACCATCAAGGAAACAGCTACAACGCATTATATTTACAAGATGAAATTTGGATGTTAAAAAACAAACTAAGGCTAACATTAGCAGCCAGATATACAGATATGAAAGTATTTGCTTATGGCAATGAAACTAAAAACAGTAAACTTACACCTAGAGTTGGGCTTAGTTTCGATGTGCTACCTAGTTTAACAGTATACGGTTTGTATGATCAGTCGTTCTCTCCGCAATTTGGGGCAAGTTTTACTAATAAAAAATTTAAACCAGTAGAAGCCAAAGATATTGAAGGTGGAATTAAGAAAACATGGTTTAACGGCAAACTAAATACAAGCATTACCGCTTATCAAATTACCAAAGAAAATATCTTGGTTGCCGACCCTGAAAACCCGAATTTTTCTATTCAGTTAGGAGAAGTACAATCAAAAGGAATTGAAGTGGACGTTCAAGGTAGATTAACACCTCAGTTAGATGTAATTTTTAATTATGCCAATACCAATGTTGAGATTACAAAAGACACCGATCCTAAAAAAATAGGCACTAAAATGACTGGCTATGCTAAACACATTACAAACGGTTGGTTAAATTATACATTTCCAAATGAAACTGTACTAAAAGGTATTGGGGTTTCTTTAGGGTACCAATACCAAATAGATCGTTCATCTTGGGCATGGTCCGCTGATAATGAAGCTATTTTACCAGATTATTTTAGGTTAGATGGTGGTATATCTTGGCGAAATAGAAACCTTAGGATAAACTTAAATATAAACAACCTATTAAATAAACATTTGTTTTCTGGATCTTCATATAGTACCTATGTTGGTTGGCAAAATGAACCCAAAATTAACGGAAGACTTACCATAGCTTATACATTTTAA
- a CDS encoding DUF4198 domain-containing protein, giving the protein MKKNIISLVLFLATTPLFAHYIWIETAPVGKQHTEHFIKVRFGEYTYGVLEKTDGDAFKSVSKFTLWVMSPSGKKTPLKVSAKEDFYAASFIPTEDGTYTIALDNKNIKVLDYTKYDYGIFKGQYHAKAKVVVGNTLSNFNKTNTTGIEIIDLTDQEFSKESTVLLQVLFNGEPLKENELSVFVADLWSKKLKTDKEGKVTFKLPWETKYIVETIFEEKVPGTFKGLDYDFIWHCATYCISLKSK; this is encoded by the coding sequence ATGAAAAAAAACATAATAAGCTTAGTTCTATTCTTAGCAACAACACCCTTATTTGCTCATTATATTTGGATAGAAACAGCACCTGTTGGAAAACAGCATACAGAGCACTTTATAAAAGTACGATTTGGTGAATATACTTATGGAGTCTTAGAGAAAACAGATGGGGATGCTTTTAAAAGTGTGAGCAAATTTACGCTTTGGGTAATGTCTCCAAGCGGAAAAAAAACACCTCTTAAAGTTTCTGCTAAAGAAGATTTTTACGCAGCTTCCTTTATACCAACAGAGGATGGAACCTACACTATAGCCTTAGATAACAAAAACATAAAAGTCCTTGATTATACAAAATATGATTATGGAATTTTTAAAGGGCAATATCATGCAAAAGCCAAGGTAGTTGTGGGTAATACACTTTCTAATTTTAACAAGACGAATACTACAGGTATTGAGATTATTGACCTTACAGACCAAGAATTCTCTAAAGAAAGTACTGTTCTACTTCAAGTTCTTTTTAATGGAGAGCCCTTAAAAGAAAATGAACTGTCCGTTTTTGTAGCTGACCTATGGTCTAAAAAACTAAAGACCGATAAAGAGGGTAAGGTTACGTTTAAGCTTCCTTGGGAAACCAAATATATCGTAGAAACTATTTTTGAAGAAAAAGTTCCGGGCACATTTAAAGGACTGGACTACGACTTTATTTGGCATTGTGCAACCTACTGTATTTCTTTAAAAAGTAAATGA
- a CDS encoding AraC family transcriptional regulator: MDKKRRKKNKWKASHIIKENGCLEELIGTISNKIHNKENALKEYSISPSYGKGTISIYTFNDIWLSISNFKLHNDLLLTYEKQYNSLQLVFLLDGEKIITLNGANKDIVCENQQCYMAKIYDVNGNTRISGGKLYKEIKIRLSPIFLKKMGIENQLTFKDLTDTKLIRPITNELSKVLRELEDYKLQGINHRLFFNAKVLELLVFQIENYKSSKPTKALNGNTEVIKHLYGIRQYIIDNIHKNYTIKELSLKVGLNEFVLKKEFKRIFGYSVNQFSRKEKMRFAQNLLKTTQIPIYEIAEKIGYKNATHFSVAFKKYTGITPKKFRMRL, encoded by the coding sequence ATGGATAAAAAAAGACGTAAAAAAAACAAATGGAAAGCTTCACATATTATTAAAGAGAATGGTTGTTTAGAGGAACTTATAGGCACTATTAGTAACAAAATCCATAATAAAGAAAATGCTCTTAAAGAATATTCAATATCCCCTTCTTATGGAAAAGGAACCATATCCATTTACACTTTTAACGATATTTGGCTTAGCATAAGTAATTTTAAGCTGCACAATGATCTTTTGCTTACCTATGAAAAACAGTACAATTCACTTCAGCTAGTATTTTTATTAGATGGCGAAAAAATCATAACCCTCAATGGAGCCAATAAAGACATTGTGTGTGAAAACCAGCAATGTTACATGGCAAAAATCTATGATGTGAATGGAAACACCAGAATCTCTGGGGGCAAGCTATATAAAGAAATAAAAATAAGATTATCGCCTATATTTCTAAAAAAAATGGGAATCGAAAATCAATTGACCTTTAAGGATTTAACGGATACTAAACTTATAAGACCGATCACAAATGAATTGTCCAAGGTACTTAGAGAGTTAGAAGATTACAAATTACAGGGCATTAACCACAGGCTTTTTTTTAATGCAAAAGTATTGGAACTTCTTGTGTTTCAAATAGAAAACTATAAAAGCTCAAAACCCACAAAAGCATTAAACGGCAATACAGAGGTTATAAAACATCTTTATGGTATTCGCCAATATATTATAGACAATATTCACAAAAACTATACTATAAAAGAACTGTCATTAAAAGTTGGCTTAAACGAATTCGTCTTAAAAAAAGAGTTTAAACGGATTTTTGGTTATTCCGTAAACCAATTCAGTAGGAAAGAGAAAATGCGTTTTGCTCAAAATTTATTAAAAACGACCCAGATTCCAATTTATGAAATTGCCGAAAAAATTGGATACAAAAATGCAACACACTTTAGCGTCGCATTTAAAAAGTACACCGGTATCACGCCCAAAAAATTTAGGATGCGTTTATAA